In Picosynechococcus sp. PCC 7002, the following are encoded in one genomic region:
- the uvrC gene encoding excinuclease ABC subunit UvrC: MATLNSVPLLQDPERLQQRLREIPTEPGVYFMHSRQGDILYIGKSKTLRNRVRSYFRDARLHSPRIEMMVQQVADIEFIVTDTEAEALALEANLIKQHQPYYNVLLKDDKKYPYVCITWSEDYPRFFITRKRHIGSKGDRYYGPYVDTRLLRHTLGLMKRIFPLRQRRQPLFKHRPCLNYDIGRCPGVCQQLISPQEYRQTVQKVAMVFQGRSGELIETLTAQMAQAAENLQFEKAAQIRDQIKAIGALNADQKVSLPDDRVSRDAIALAADEHHCAIQLFQVRAGRLVGRLGFFTPLPENLGPDLTVEYGKILQHVLETHYANVDGVEIPAEILVQYPLRDQEWLEKFLGDRRGNKVQIRQPQRQLKADLIAMVERNAQYELSRTQRTATKNLAALEDLASLLDLPELPKRIEGYDISHIQGSNAVASQVVFIDGIPAKQDYRHYKIKNPEIHIGRSDDFASMAEIMRRRFKKGLEKDCPDLIMIDGGKGQLSTVMGVLEELNLADKLNVISLAKKQEQVYLPYESNPLKSEKEQPGIQLLRRVRDEAHRFAVSFHRQQRLKSSRRSQLDDIPGLGHHRKKQLLAHFHSLDYLREAKPEQIAEVKGIGSHLAQEIYDYFHPS, translated from the coding sequence ATGGCTACCTTGAATTCAGTGCCTTTATTGCAAGATCCTGAGCGATTGCAACAACGTCTCCGGGAAATTCCAACGGAGCCTGGGGTTTATTTTATGCACAGTCGTCAGGGAGATATTCTCTACATTGGCAAATCCAAAACCCTGCGGAATCGGGTGCGGTCTTATTTTCGGGATGCCCGCTTGCATTCGCCCCGCATCGAAATGATGGTGCAGCAGGTGGCGGACATTGAATTCATTGTCACGGATACGGAAGCGGAAGCTTTGGCCCTCGAAGCAAACCTGATTAAGCAGCACCAGCCCTATTACAACGTGCTGCTCAAGGATGACAAGAAATATCCCTATGTGTGCATCACCTGGTCGGAAGATTATCCGCGTTTTTTTATTACCCGCAAACGCCATATCGGCAGCAAAGGCGATCGCTACTATGGCCCCTATGTGGACACAAGGTTACTGCGGCATACTCTGGGCTTAATGAAACGGATTTTTCCGCTGCGGCAACGGCGACAACCGCTGTTTAAACATCGACCCTGTTTGAACTACGATATTGGCCGCTGTCCGGGGGTTTGTCAGCAGTTGATTTCCCCCCAGGAATATCGACAGACGGTGCAAAAGGTGGCGATGGTCTTCCAAGGGCGCAGCGGAGAATTGATTGAAACCTTGACGGCCCAGATGGCCCAGGCGGCAGAGAATCTCCAGTTTGAAAAGGCGGCCCAAATCCGCGACCAAATCAAAGCAATTGGTGCGCTCAATGCCGATCAAAAGGTGAGTTTACCGGATGATCGGGTGTCCCGGGATGCGATCGCCTTGGCTGCCGATGAACATCACTGTGCGATTCAACTTTTTCAAGTACGGGCGGGGCGACTGGTGGGAAGATTAGGCTTTTTTACGCCCTTACCAGAAAATTTGGGGCCAGATTTAACAGTGGAGTATGGCAAAATCCTCCAGCACGTTTTGGAAACCCACTATGCAAACGTGGACGGGGTGGAAATTCCGGCGGAAATCTTGGTGCAATACCCCCTCCGAGACCAGGAATGGCTTGAAAAGTTTCTGGGTGATCGCCGGGGCAATAAAGTGCAAATCCGCCAACCCCAACGGCAACTGAAGGCGGATTTGATCGCGATGGTAGAACGCAACGCCCAATACGAACTAAGCCGCACCCAACGCACCGCCACCAAGAATTTAGCGGCCCTCGAAGATTTAGCGAGTCTCTTAGATTTACCAGAATTGCCCAAACGCATCGAAGGCTATGACATTTCCCACATCCAGGGGTCGAATGCGGTGGCCTCCCAGGTGGTTTTTATCGACGGCATTCCTGCCAAACAGGACTATCGCCACTACAAAATTAAAAATCCTGAGATTCACATTGGCCGCTCCGATGACTTTGCCAGCATGGCGGAAATTATGCGACGGCGCTTTAAAAAAGGCTTGGAAAAAGACTGCCCCGATTTGATCATGATTGATGGCGGGAAAGGCCAATTATCCACAGTCATGGGAGTTTTAGAGGAACTCAACCTCGCCGATAAATTAAATGTGATTAGCCTCGCCAAAAAACAAGAGCAGGTCTATCTACCCTACGAATCCAATCCCCTTAAAAGTGAAAAGGAACAGCCTGGCATTCAACTTCTCCGCCGGGTGCGGGATGAGGCCCACCGTTTTGCGGTCAGTTTCCATCGCCAACAGCGTCTCAAGTCCAGCAGGCGATCGCAATTGGATGACATCCCTGGTTTAGGCCACCACCGCAAAAAACAACTTCTGGCCCATTTCCACTCCCTCGACTATCTCCGGGAAGCCAAACCCGAACAAATCGCTGAGGTCAAAGGGATTGGGTCACACCTCGCTCAGGAGATTTACGATTACTTTCACCCTTCATAA
- a CDS encoding SagB/ThcOx family dehydrogenase, with product MSRSLALSAHYHQRTKYDPQTLSKRGKSLDWSQQPSPFKGYKIGTSYDLKPYLELDRNEPQWENLSYLLLLSYGLTAKIPTFGGDFVYLRTAPSAGGLYPAELYLISRGTELLPAGLYHYQPQTHTLLRFWDNHCWVDLQEACFRHPALEKTQLALVTTAIFYRSAWRYEARAYRRIFLDTGHLLGNVNLAATAHGFRPHLIGGFSDRLMNQLLYLDGETEAVTSIMALNPQPQATSHGKTALPSPVSFNYPDLAEDELLKALHEASMIQAKSSVPPHQPNLLEDKYNFPFCLKVSLANTDAENRYRQRIDWGEDQEDLEETLLKRRSTRAYTGEDLTLEELQLILHFTYHPEDYGEQGLLGDPDYFDLSLIETFVAVSGVEGLEAGCYYYAPKAQALRQIRFKNFREELHYLCLGQDLGRDAAALVFHTADLGAAVSRYGDRAYRYLHMDAGQLGQRLNLAAIQLDLGVSGIGGFFDDQVNEVLGIPDDEAVLYVTTLGVPEQG from the coding sequence ATGAGCCGATCTTTAGCCCTCTCAGCCCATTATCACCAACGCACCAAATACGATCCCCAAACCCTTTCCAAGCGGGGCAAATCCCTAGACTGGTCCCAGCAGCCGAGTCCCTTCAAAGGCTACAAAATTGGCACCAGTTACGATCTCAAGCCCTATTTAGAACTTGACCGCAATGAGCCCCAATGGGAAAACCTGTCCTATCTACTATTGTTGAGCTACGGGCTGACCGCCAAAATTCCGACTTTTGGGGGAGATTTTGTTTACCTCAGAACGGCCCCTTCGGCGGGGGGTCTGTATCCGGCGGAACTGTATCTCATCTCCCGGGGCACTGAATTGCTCCCGGCGGGCCTTTACCACTACCAGCCCCAAACCCATACCCTATTGCGCTTTTGGGATAACCACTGTTGGGTCGATCTCCAAGAAGCTTGCTTTCGCCATCCGGCCCTCGAAAAAACCCAACTCGCGCTAGTAACGACAGCAATTTTTTATCGCTCGGCTTGGCGCTATGAAGCCCGGGCTTACCGTCGCATTTTTCTAGATACGGGCCATTTGCTAGGCAATGTGAACCTGGCGGCCACAGCCCATGGATTTCGCCCCCATCTCATCGGTGGGTTTAGCGATCGCCTGATGAATCAACTCCTCTATCTCGACGGTGAAACAGAGGCCGTGACCAGCATTATGGCCCTCAATCCACAACCCCAAGCAACCAGTCACGGCAAAACCGCCTTACCCTCCCCGGTGTCCTTCAATTACCCTGATTTGGCAGAGGACGAGCTACTCAAAGCCCTCCATGAAGCTTCGATGATTCAGGCCAAGTCTTCGGTGCCCCCCCACCAACCGAATCTGTTAGAAGACAAATATAATTTTCCATTTTGCCTAAAGGTTTCCCTCGCAAATACTGATGCCGAAAATCGTTATCGTCAGCGCATTGACTGGGGCGAAGACCAGGAGGATTTAGAAGAAACCCTGTTAAAACGGCGCTCGACCCGGGCCTACACCGGGGAAGATCTCACCCTCGAAGAATTGCAACTGATACTCCACTTTACCTATCATCCTGAGGACTATGGAGAACAGGGTCTACTAGGCGACCCGGACTATTTTGACTTGAGTTTGATCGAGACCTTTGTGGCGGTTTCTGGGGTAGAAGGCTTAGAGGCGGGTTGCTATTACTATGCGCCTAAGGCCCAGGCACTGCGGCAAATACGCTTTAAAAATTTTCGCGAAGAGTTGCATTACCTTTGTTTAGGTCAAGATTTGGGTCGGGATGCGGCGGCCTTGGTTTTCCACACGGCAGATCTAGGGGCAGCAGTCAGTCGCTATGGCGATCGCGCCTATCGATACTTACACATGGATGCAGGCCAATTGGGACAACGTTTAAACCTTGCCGCAATCCAGCTAGACTTGGGGGTCAGTGGCATTGGAGGCTTCTTTGATGATCAAGTCAATGAGGTTCTCGGCATTCCCGATGATGAGGCGGTGCTCTATGTCACAACCCTCGGTGTACCAGAGCAAGGCTAA
- a CDS encoding ABC transporter ATP-binding protein yields MLKINNLTKSYGQRPVLRGLDLWIDTGEIYGLLGPNGAGKTTTINILCNLLQADGGAIEIAASPLSEATKKIIGVAPQENLLYKTLTCAENLRFYGRIYGLSKQDCQAQIGACLEAVGLGDRHGAPVETLSGGMQRRMNIAIALMHRPQLLILDEPTTGLDIETRYEIWQLIQRLRDEGMTILLTTHLLDEAQRLCQRIGILKGGQIIAEGTLPELRQRIPAKEVVLLQTTDREGAIAKGTAAGFTQRDYGGDLAFWLPEALELSDILDIFQGIPIDSIARQGIQLEHIYVEITQNHQQAVPEAQMS; encoded by the coding sequence ATGTTGAAAATTAACAACCTCACAAAATCCTATGGCCAACGCCCGGTGCTCCGGGGCCTCGATTTGTGGATCGACACCGGGGAAATTTATGGCCTCCTGGGGCCGAACGGAGCCGGAAAAACCACAACCATCAATATCCTGTGTAATTTACTCCAGGCCGACGGTGGTGCCATTGAAATTGCCGCTTCTCCCCTTTCTGAGGCCACGAAAAAGATTATCGGTGTCGCCCCCCAGGAAAATTTGCTCTACAAAACCCTGACCTGTGCGGAAAATCTCCGGTTTTATGGTCGCATCTATGGGCTGTCGAAACAGGATTGTCAGGCGCAGATCGGCGCTTGTCTAGAGGCTGTAGGACTTGGCGATCGCCACGGTGCTCCTGTCGAAACCCTCAGTGGCGGGATGCAACGGCGGATGAACATTGCCATTGCCCTGATGCACCGACCCCAATTGCTGATTTTAGATGAGCCGACCACGGGCCTAGATATCGAAACCCGCTATGAAATTTGGCAACTGATCCAGCGGCTCCGGGATGAAGGCATGACAATTTTGCTGACAACCCATCTTTTAGATGAAGCCCAGCGACTCTGCCAGCGCATTGGCATTCTGAAAGGGGGACAAATTATCGCCGAGGGGACGCTTCCGGAACTACGCCAACGGATTCCCGCCAAGGAAGTTGTCCTGCTGCAAACGACGGACAGAGAAGGGGCGATCGCCAAAGGCACCGCCGCCGGCTTTACCCAACGGGACTATGGTGGCGATCTCGCCTTTTGGCTACCAGAAGCCTTAGAACTTTCAGACATTCTCGATATTTTTCAGGGCATTCCCATCGATTCCATTGCCCGCCAAGGCATTCAGCTCGAACATATCTATGTCGAAATCACCCAAAACCACCAGCAAGCCGTCCCCGAAGCCCAAATGAGCTAG
- a CDS encoding superoxide dismutase — translation MGYELPSLPYDYTALEPHISKSTLEFHHDKHHASYVSKYNDAVAGTDMDSKSIEDVIKAVAADPAKAGLFNNAAQAWNHSFYWNCMKPGGGGQPTGALADKINADFGSFDKFVEAFKTAGGTQFGSGWAWLVLDNGTLKVTKTGNAGNPMTEGQTPLLTMDVWEHAYYLDYQNRRPDYINTFLTSLVNWDFVAANLAAA, via the coding sequence ATGGGATACGAACTACCTTCATTACCCTACGATTACACTGCCCTCGAACCCCACATCTCGAAGAGCACCTTAGAATTTCACCACGATAAGCACCATGCGAGCTACGTCTCCAAGTACAACGATGCCGTAGCTGGCACCGACATGGATAGCAAAAGTATCGAAGACGTAATCAAAGCCGTAGCTGCAGATCCCGCCAAAGCAGGTTTGTTTAATAACGCTGCCCAAGCGTGGAACCACAGCTTCTACTGGAACTGCATGAAGCCCGGTGGCGGTGGTCAACCCACTGGTGCCCTCGCCGACAAAATCAACGCCGACTTCGGTAGTTTTGATAAATTCGTTGAGGCTTTCAAAACCGCTGGTGGCACCCAGTTTGGTAGTGGTTGGGCTTGGCTCGTCCTCGACAATGGCACCCTCAAGGTCACTAAAACCGGCAATGCTGGCAACCCCATGACCGAAGGCCAAACTCCCCTCCTCACCATGGACGTTTGGGAACACGCCTACTACCTCGACTACCAAAACCGTCGCCCCGACTACATCAACACCTTCCTCACCAGTCTTGTGAATTGGGATTTCGTGGCGGCTAACCTCGCAGCGGCCTAA
- a CDS encoding glycosyltransferase family 39 protein: MASSRIFSQKDFYLLGIWVGLGTLLRFWNLTLKSVWGDEWATLVFSLGHGFREIPLDQLIAADLLLTPLRYETGTNLAIVSEMLLSESNHPPLYYWLTHLWLDLWSTDGELISIFVGRSPAAFFGVLLILVVFGVSAWVFKNKWAAHGGAIAMALSPYAVYLSQEARHYTLAMIWMTLSYGCVAKIIQAQQRSHKIPFQVLLGWLIVNTLGVASHYFMVLSLFAEGLVLLFCYGQDLRKNWHQKSLAKIFFPGYWQRIFCGAIASAIVVFLLLNHWQSQNNDELTSWLNQDYGWGLGNLLPPLRSLGWALGMIFMLPIEADQTWLVVAAAIALLLILLWFIPNLTAAFQQSWAQLEVKIFTGIILANLVTILGITYVLKLDITLAPRYHFIYFPALTILLGFFLAQMGKNIACSKLFWPQNCRLSALMIVGLMGLSSLCVNVDLAYRKPENNQAIAQILQQNLDWNDPQIFATHYYEIAVTRTQMGLAWALHHLDPSLQPRFLILDNFFKQDTAAKVLAETATQLTTPTQILMFNTHFAPPESICPLQPEARQKVTGYRYRLYFCDPSSN; the protein is encoded by the coding sequence ATGGCAAGCTCCCGAATATTTTCTCAGAAAGATTTTTATCTACTCGGCATTTGGGTGGGGTTAGGAACGTTATTGCGCTTCTGGAACCTCACCCTTAAGTCTGTGTGGGGAGATGAGTGGGCCACTTTAGTCTTTAGCTTGGGCCATGGTTTCCGGGAGATTCCCTTAGACCAGTTGATTGCGGCAGATCTTCTCCTGACACCACTCCGCTATGAAACTGGCACGAATCTTGCGATAGTCAGCGAGATGCTCCTCAGTGAGAGTAACCATCCGCCTTTATACTACTGGCTGACCCACCTCTGGCTCGATTTGTGGAGTACAGACGGGGAATTAATCAGTATTTTTGTGGGGCGATCGCCTGCTGCTTTTTTTGGGGTTTTACTCATTCTGGTGGTGTTCGGGGTGAGTGCCTGGGTTTTTAAAAATAAATGGGCGGCCCACGGTGGGGCGATCGCCATGGCCTTGTCCCCCTACGCCGTTTATCTTTCCCAGGAGGCCCGTCACTATACCCTGGCCATGATTTGGATGACCCTGTCCTATGGATGCGTTGCGAAAATAATCCAAGCTCAACAACGGTCGCACAAAATTCCGTTTCAAGTGTTATTAGGCTGGCTAATCGTTAATACTTTAGGGGTAGCCAGTCATTATTTCATGGTGCTATCGCTCTTTGCGGAAGGACTCGTTTTACTCTTTTGTTATGGTCAGGATTTAAGAAAAAATTGGCACCAAAAATCTCTTGCAAAAATCTTTTTCCCAGGCTATTGGCAACGGATTTTTTGTGGGGCGATCGCCTCGGCAATTGTCGTTTTTCTGCTGCTCAACCACTGGCAGAGCCAAAATAATGACGAACTGACTTCCTGGCTCAATCAAGACTACGGTTGGGGGTTAGGAAATCTGCTGCCACCGCTCCGTTCCTTGGGGTGGGCCTTGGGGATGATTTTTATGCTACCCATCGAAGCAGATCAAACTTGGTTAGTGGTGGCCGCGGCGATCGCCCTTTTGCTGATTTTGCTCTGGTTTATTCCTAATCTGACAGCGGCATTTCAACAAAGCTGGGCGCAATTAGAAGTCAAAATTTTCACAGGTATTATTCTTGCGAATCTGGTCACAATTCTTGGTATTACCTATGTGCTGAAATTGGATATTACCCTAGCCCCTCGCTACCATTTCATTTATTTCCCGGCGTTAACGATTCTATTGGGATTTTTCCTGGCGCAGATGGGAAAAAATATTGCCTGTTCTAAGTTATTCTGGCCCCAAAATTGTCGTCTCAGTGCCCTAATGATTGTGGGTTTAATGGGTTTAAGTAGTTTGTGTGTCAATGTCGATCTTGCCTACCGAAAGCCCGAAAATAATCAGGCGATCGCCCAAATCCTCCAACAAAATTTAGACTGGAATGACCCTCAAATTTTTGCGACCCATTACTATGAAATTGCCGTAACCCGCACCCAGATGGGCCTTGCCTGGGCTTTGCATCACCTCGATCCCAGCCTGCAACCTCGGTTTTTAATTCTCGATAACTTTTTCAAACAGGATACAGCCGCCAAAGTCCTTGCTGAAACTGCGACTCAGCTCACGACACCAACCCAGATCTTGATGTTTAATACCCATTTTGCGCCCCCAGAATCCATCTGTCCGTTGCAACCAGAAGCAAGGCAAAAAGTGACCGGATATCGCTATCGTTTGTATTTTTGCGATCCTTCTTCTAATTAA
- a CDS encoding pentapeptide repeat-containing protein, with protein sequence MKRLLLALATLTMLLAIAKPARGENPDHVKRLLETGACQGCNLIGADLREAHLIGADLRDANLSYANLEGANLEGADLTGANLSGADFTDVFLTNAVLNYARINRVNFTAARMYDTHVFGAVMEDLTLTDAELFNTDISVGGSYEDFELPEQQ encoded by the coding sequence ATGAAACGCCTATTATTAGCCCTCGCAACCCTCACAATGCTCTTGGCGATCGCCAAGCCAGCTAGGGGCGAAAACCCAGACCACGTAAAACGTCTGTTGGAAACGGGTGCCTGCCAAGGCTGTAACCTCATTGGCGCGGATCTCAGGGAAGCGCACTTAATTGGGGCCGATCTGCGGGATGCGAACCTCAGTTATGCCAACCTCGAAGGGGCCAACCTCGAAGGAGCCGACTTAACGGGTGCGAACCTTTCTGGGGCCGACTTTACCGATGTTTTTCTCACCAATGCGGTCTTAAACTATGCCCGAATCAACCGGGTAAATTTCACCGCAGCACGGATGTATGACACCCATGTTTTTGGGGCTGTGATGGAAGATTTAACCTTAACCGATGCAGAATTGTTTAATACCGATATCAGCGTTGGTGGTAGCTACGAAGACTTTGAATTGCCCGAACAACAATAA
- a CDS encoding cation-translocating P-type ATPase, with product MSDLHEKTSLPDPAAPWHHQAIAHVLQVFQTDEQQGLERSEVERRQQFYGPNEIEAGRGRNTWEIFLDQFKNVMLIMLIVVALISGVIDFVELRANALPEGTVPFKDTIAIMAIVVLNGLLGFMQESRAEKALAALKKMSSPQVRVCRGGQFSEVKAAQLVPGDLMFIEAGSQLSADGLVLEAAQLQVRESALTGEANPVTKRICPVGLAADTPLGDRQNMVFSGTEVLQGRGKILVTATGMSTELGKIAQMLQSVKASQTPLQKRMAHLGKILVTGSLILVILVVVFGSLQVGNFSRIKELIEVSLSMAVAVVPEGLPAVITVTLAIGTQRMVKRQALIRKLPAVETLGSVDTICSDKTGTLTQNKMVVQRLETQDQSLRVTGEGYAPIGEFLSQDQSLNPTQHPEVQQLLRACVLCNDAVLKQDDQDWLIIGDPTEGALLSLSGKGDLFAEALQKEWPRLGEFPFSSERKRMSVICATPNPDQAESTAAYLLCCKGSPELVLERCQMYQAATGVLPLQAEDRAAILQRNNEMAQAGLRVLGFAQRCLTHVPEAQAETNAEQEMVWLGLVGMMDAPRPEVKEAVAKCRAAGIRPVMITGDHQLTAQAIAQQLGIATPDAKALTGLELSKLSQVDLEAMVETVSIYARVAPEHKLRIVQALQSRGKFVAMTGDGVNDAPALKQADIGIAMGITGTDVSKEASDMVLLDDNFATIVAATEEGRVVYTNIRHFIQYILGSNIGEVITIAAAPLIGLSEVPLIPLQILWMNLVTDGLPALALAIEPAEPDVMQRRPFNPQESIFARGLGAYILRIGLIFSVISIALMAYSYNAHPDNWKTMVFTTLCLSQMGHAIAVRSRTQLTLTSNPLRNPYLIIAVAATTILQLMLIYVEPLRLFFDTQRLSGQQLLICLGVSTLLFVWVELEKLVIQWYWAWKNPPKSR from the coding sequence GTGAGTGATCTCCACGAAAAGACTTCTTTACCAGACCCAGCGGCCCCTTGGCACCATCAGGCGATCGCCCATGTCCTCCAAGTATTTCAAACGGATGAACAACAGGGCCTAGAAAGATCGGAGGTAGAACGACGTCAACAGTTTTATGGCCCCAATGAAATCGAAGCTGGTCGGGGGCGTAATACTTGGGAAATTTTTCTCGATCAGTTTAAAAATGTGATGCTGATCATGTTGATTGTCGTGGCCCTAATTTCTGGGGTAATTGATTTTGTAGAACTCCGTGCCAATGCCTTACCGGAAGGAACGGTTCCCTTCAAGGATACGATCGCCATTATGGCCATTGTGGTTCTCAATGGACTGTTGGGATTCATGCAGGAAAGTCGCGCCGAAAAAGCCCTGGCCGCTCTCAAGAAAATGTCTTCTCCCCAGGTGCGGGTGTGTCGTGGGGGGCAATTTTCTGAAGTCAAAGCGGCCCAGTTGGTGCCCGGAGATCTGATGTTTATCGAAGCTGGTTCCCAACTCAGTGCCGATGGTCTCGTCCTCGAAGCGGCCCAGCTCCAAGTGCGCGAGTCAGCCTTAACCGGAGAAGCCAACCCCGTCACCAAAAGGATTTGTCCAGTGGGGCTCGCAGCGGATACGCCCCTAGGCGATCGCCAAAATATGGTTTTTTCAGGCACAGAAGTCCTCCAAGGCCGGGGCAAGATCTTGGTCACTGCCACTGGAATGAGCACCGAGCTCGGCAAGATTGCCCAAATGCTCCAAAGCGTCAAAGCTAGCCAAACCCCTCTCCAAAAGCGGATGGCCCACCTCGGCAAAATTCTAGTCACCGGCTCACTTATCCTCGTGATTTTGGTGGTGGTTTTTGGTAGCCTCCAGGTGGGTAATTTTAGTCGCATCAAAGAATTAATCGAAGTTTCCCTGAGTATGGCCGTGGCCGTCGTCCCAGAAGGATTGCCCGCTGTAATTACCGTTACCCTTGCCATTGGCACCCAGCGCATGGTGAAACGCCAGGCCCTGATCCGAAAACTACCTGCCGTTGAAACCCTTGGTTCTGTCGATACCATTTGCTCCGATAAAACGGGTACCCTCACCCAGAACAAAATGGTGGTACAGCGCCTAGAAACCCAAGACCAGTCCCTCCGGGTTACCGGGGAAGGGTACGCCCCCATTGGCGAATTTTTGTCCCAGGATCAAAGCCTCAATCCAACTCAACATCCCGAAGTGCAGCAATTATTACGGGCTTGTGTCCTCTGCAATGATGCCGTTTTAAAACAAGACGACCAGGATTGGCTGATTATTGGTGACCCCACAGAAGGGGCTTTACTGAGTCTGTCTGGCAAAGGGGATCTATTTGCTGAAGCTCTCCAGAAAGAATGGCCCCGCTTGGGAGAATTTCCCTTTTCCTCGGAACGCAAACGTATGAGCGTTATTTGCGCCACGCCAAACCCTGACCAAGCTGAATCAACGGCAGCTTATTTGCTCTGCTGCAAAGGTTCGCCGGAGTTGGTGCTAGAGCGCTGTCAAATGTACCAAGCCGCCACGGGTGTTTTGCCTCTCCAAGCAGAAGATCGGGCCGCGATTCTCCAGCGCAACAATGAAATGGCCCAGGCAGGTTTACGGGTTTTGGGCTTTGCCCAACGTTGTTTAACCCATGTACCAGAAGCCCAAGCCGAGACAAATGCGGAACAGGAAATGGTTTGGCTGGGCCTAGTGGGGATGATGGATGCGCCCCGTCCGGAAGTCAAAGAGGCCGTGGCGAAATGTCGCGCCGCCGGGATTCGGCCCGTGATGATCACCGGTGATCACCAACTTACGGCTCAGGCGATCGCCCAACAATTGGGCATTGCGACCCCAGACGCCAAGGCCCTCACAGGGTTAGAGCTTAGTAAACTTTCCCAGGTCGATCTAGAAGCCATGGTCGAAACCGTGAGTATCTATGCACGGGTGGCTCCAGAACATAAGTTGCGCATCGTCCAGGCTCTCCAAAGTCGCGGTAAATTTGTCGCCATGACCGGAGATGGGGTTAATGATGCCCCCGCTCTCAAGCAAGCTGATATTGGCATTGCCATGGGAATTACAGGCACTGATGTCAGTAAAGAAGCCAGTGACATGGTGCTCCTTGATGATAATTTCGCCACCATTGTCGCTGCCACCGAAGAAGGCCGGGTCGTTTACACGAATATTCGTCACTTTATCCAATACATTCTCGGTAGCAACATTGGCGAAGTAATTACCATTGCCGCTGCTCCCTTGATCGGTTTATCGGAAGTGCCCCTCATTCCCCTGCAAATTCTCTGGATGAACCTTGTCACCGATGGTTTACCCGCCCTGGCCCTTGCCATCGAACCCGCTGAACCTGACGTGATGCAACGCCGTCCCTTTAATCCCCAGGAAAGTATTTTTGCGCGGGGGCTAGGCGCTTATATTTTGCGCATTGGCTTGATTTTCTCCGTGATCAGCATTGCCCTCATGGCCTATAGCTACAATGCCCACCCCGATAATTGGAAAACCATGGTCTTCACGACCCTCTGCCTTTCGCAAATGGGCCATGCGATCGCCGTGCGCTCCCGCACCCAACTGACCCTAACCAGTAATCCCCTAAGGAATCCCTACCTAATTATTGCCGTGGCCGCCACAACAATCCTCCAACTCATGCTGATCTATGTCGAACCCCTACGGCTATTTTTCGATACCCAACGTCTCTCTGGCCAGCAACTGTTAATTTGTTTGGGGGTCAGTACCCTACTCTTTGTTTGGGTAGAATTAGAAAAACTTGTGATTCAGTGGTATTGGGCTTGGAAAAATCCCCCAAAAAGCAGATGA